Proteins encoded by one window of Arachis hypogaea cultivar Tifrunner chromosome 1, arahy.Tifrunner.gnm2.J5K5, whole genome shotgun sequence:
- the LOC112707979 gene encoding probable receptor-like protein kinase At5g20050, producing MEDKKVNTIAIVSVVTLIIVIMVARIALKLSKAFFLICGADVAVIVAIFSFVLIRNRYNKRRKQLESRFKSEGRELRIEYSFLRKVAGVPTKFRYTELEEATDGFQALLGKGSSATVFKGILSDGTSVAVKRIDDGAERGEREFRSEVAAIASVQHVNLVRLYGYCNAPSSPRYLVYEYISNGSLDSWIFPKKESDNSRRRVGGCLPWSLRYKVAIDVAKGLSYLHHDCRARILHLDVKPENILLDEGYRAVVADFGLSKLVGKDVSQVMTTLRGTRGYLAPEWLLERGVSEKTDIYSYGMVLLEMIGGRRNVCKVEDPKDKSKKKLQFFPKIVNEKVREGKLMEIVDERLLVEGGGGVEESEVVRLVNVALWCIQERPRMRPSMAQVADMLEGRVTVEEPPDSRMVLVDLISEDEDNPAVLDHNQNNMARLLTSMSSHEDCSSTYSMGTTTILSGR from the coding sequence ATGGAGGACAAAAAAGTCAACACAATAGCCATCGTATCAGTGGTAACACTGATCATAGTGATCATGGTTGCTCGCATCGCGTTGAAGCTCTCAAAGGCCTTCTTCCTCATATGCGGTGCTGACGTGGCCGTGATCGTGGCCATCTTCTCCTTCGTCCTAATCAGAAACCGTTACAACAAACGGAGGAAGCAGTTAGAGTCACGGTTCAAGTCAGAAGGGAGAGAGCTCCGAATAGAGTACAGCTTCTTGCGCAAAGTGGCGGGCGTCCCAACTAAATTCCGTTACACGGAGCTCGAGGAAGCAACCGACGGTTTTCAAGCACTTCTTGGAAAAGGCTCCTCCGCAACGGTCTTCAAAGGGATCCTCAGCGACGGAACTTCCGTTGCCGTGAAGCGAATCGACGACGGAGCCGAAAGAGGCGAAAGAGAGTTCAGATCAGAGGTTGCAGCCATTGCTAGCGTTCAACACGTCAACCTCGTGCGTTTATATGGTTACTGCAATGCTCCTTCTTCACCAAGGTACCTTGTTTACGAGTACATATCAAACGGTTCGTTAGATTCTTGGATTTTTCCGAAAAAGGAAAGTGACAATAGTAGAAGAAGAGTTGGAGGGTGTTTGCCTTGGAGCTTAAGGTACAAAGTGGCAATCGATGTGGCGAAAGGACTTAGCTACCTCCACCATGATTGCAGGGCAAGGATTCTTCACCTTGATGTGAAGCCAGAGAATATACTCTTAGATGAGGGTTACAGAGCAGTTGTGGCGGATTTCGGGCTTTCGAAGCTGGTTGGAAAGGATGTTAGTCAAGTTATGACAACATTGAGAGGAACAAGAGGGTATTTAGCGCCTGAGTGGCTCTTGGAAAGAGGGGTTTCGGAGAAGACTGATATCTATAGCTATGGGATGGTTTTGTTGGAGATGATTGGAGGGAGAAGGAATGTTTGTAAGGTGGAAGATCCAAAGGACAAGAGTAAGAAGAAGTTGCAGTTTTTTCCAAAGATTGTGAATGAGAAAGTGAGGGAAGGGAAGTTGATGGAGATTGTGGATGAGAGATTACTGGTGGAGGGGGGTGGTGGTGTTGAGGAGAGTGAGGTGGTTAGGTTGGTGAATGTTGCATTGTGGTGCATACAAGAGAGGCCACGAATGAGGCCTAGTATGGCACAAGTTGCTGATATGCTTGAAGGGCGTGTCACAGTTGAGGAGCCACCAGATAGTAGAATGGTGCTTGTTGATTTGATATCTGAAGATGAAGATAACCCTGCAGTGCTGGATCACAATCAGAATAACATGGCAAGGTTATTGA